The following proteins come from a genomic window of Vidua chalybeata isolate OUT-0048 chromosome 2, bVidCha1 merged haplotype, whole genome shotgun sequence:
- the MAEL gene encoding protein maelstrom homolog isoform X5 yields the protein MPSATPLPDASALSWKSDQDMVADIFYFLDIYSYGKLPPHCEQRFLPCEIGCVRYSLQDGIVADFHHFIDPEVPPRGFRYHCQAASDETHKIPISGFHLPRSCYSVVLRELVEFAQPARGAQPRFFCRSNDRFRINWCLGRMASITGIESHWELFAVEDLIMKLYQKKYQKEPSKIWVYRKLDVCLWDFSSNTRCKWHEENDIICCALASCKKMSYCISKSFASVYGVPLTAAHLPLQDSDCDQSTNTRIVKLDSGHTQKMKAESSGCDKPSGSPRQDRYFVSSNCDAPCGVKTSPCGASVVQGRGVIRLLRSASDLSKSFSTETQDEVVRSFE from the exons ATGCCCAGTGCTACTCCTTTGCCAGATGCCTCTGCTCTGTCTTGGAAGAGTGATCAGG atatgGTTGCAGACATCTTCTACTTCTTGGACATTTACAGCTACGGGAAGCTGCCGCCCCACTGCGAGCAGCGCTTCCTTCCCTGTGAGATTGGGTGTGTCAGATACTCCCTACAAGATGGCATTGTGGCTGATTTCCACCACTTCATAGATCCAG AAGTACCACCACGTGGTTTTCGGTACCACTGCCAGGCTGCCA GTGATGAAACCCATAAGATCCCTATATCTGGATTTCACCTTCCTCGTTCTTGTTACTCAGTTGTCCTACGGGAACTTGTTGAGTTTGCCCAGCCAGCCAGAGGTGCTCAGCCTCGCTTCTTCTGCAGG tctAATGACAGATTCCGAATTAACTGGTGTCTTGGTCGAATGGCCAGCATAACAG GCATTGAGAGCCACTGGGAGCTTTTTGCAGTAGAAGACCTGATAATGAAACTGTACCAGAAGAAATACCAAAAGGAGCCATCCAAGATCTGGGTGTACAGAAAACTGGATGTCTGCCTGTGGGATTTCTCCAGTAATACCAG GTGCAAGTGGCATGAGGAGAATGATATCATCTGTTGTGCTCTGGCATCATGTAAGAAAATGAG TTACTGCATCAGTAAGTCCTTTGCTAGTGTTTATGGAGTCCCACTAACAGCAGCTCACCTCCCTCTGCAAGACTCTGATTGTGATCAAAGCACAAATACCAGGATTGTGAAACTGGATTCTGGACATACCCag aaaatgaaagctgagaGTTCTGGATGCGACAAACCTTCGGGTTCTCCAAGACAGGATCGATACTTTGTCTCTTCTAATT gTGATGCTCCATGTGGTGTGAAGACCTCCCCTTGTGGAGCAAGTGTTGTACAAGGAAGAGGAGTTATTCGATTGCTGAGAAGTGCATCTGATCTATCCAAGTCTTTCA